The following are encoded together in the Solidesulfovibrio fructosivorans JJ] genome:
- a CDS encoding YkgJ family cysteine cluster protein: MHVAMPDAAPSCRRCGACCRDGGPALHVRDLPLLGDGVLALADLMTLRRGEYVTDNVAGTIGPSPVELVKIRPVPGGRTCRFYLAGPPGACAIHERRPAQCRVLFCEAPRALAAMYRTELLTRRDILGAQSPLAELCAHHEAETGLLDLARRCRQALAGDRDAREAVIRADRLDAALRDLVPERAGVPPEVLPFLFGRPLRQALPACRAALAALYNDGSSA; encoded by the coding sequence ATGCACGTCGCCATGCCCGACGCCGCCCCTTCCTGCCGCCGCTGCGGGGCCTGCTGCCGCGACGGCGGCCCGGCCCTGCATGTCCGGGACCTGCCCCTTCTCGGGGACGGCGTCCTTGCCCTTGCCGACCTCATGACCCTGCGCCGCGGGGAATACGTCACGGACAACGTGGCCGGCACGATCGGCCCCTCCCCGGTGGAACTGGTCAAGATCCGCCCGGTTCCGGGCGGCCGGACCTGCCGGTTCTACCTGGCCGGCCCGCCCGGAGCCTGCGCCATCCACGAACGCCGCCCGGCCCAGTGCCGCGTCCTCTTCTGCGAAGCCCCGCGGGCTCTGGCCGCCATGTACCGGACGGAACTGCTCACCCGGCGCGACATCCTGGGAGCGCAAAGTCCCCTGGCCGAGTTGTGCGCCCACCACGAAGCCGAAACCGGGCTGCTCGACCTGGCGCGACGGTGCCGGCAAGCCCTGGCCGGGGACCGCGACGCCCGCGAGGCCGTCATCCGGGCCGACCGTCTCGACGCCGCCCTGCGCGACCTCGTGCCCGAACGCGCCGGCGTCCCGCCCGAGGTCCTGCCCTTTCTTTTCGGCCGCCCCCTCCGGCAGGCCCTGCCCGCCTGCCGCGCCGCCCTGGCCGCCCTTTACAACGACGGCTCCAGCGCCTAA
- a CDS encoding tetratricopeptide repeat protein has translation MACVNGKCRLASSVRELREAGMDALRDGDVVGAEALLRRSVAMSEAGGGVSTATAHSVYRLGMALHAAGRQDEAAEQFEKALWLVRERAGCGSKLYRKILGQFAEVMPSRAPLCECDAA, from the coding sequence ATGGCATGTGTGAACGGAAAATGCCGCTTGGCGAGCAGTGTGCGCGAACTGCGCGAGGCGGGCATGGATGCGTTGCGCGATGGCGACGTGGTCGGGGCCGAGGCGCTGTTGCGGCGTTCGGTGGCCATGTCCGAGGCCGGCGGCGGCGTATCGACGGCCACGGCGCATTCGGTCTACAGGCTGGGCATGGCCCTGCACGCGGCCGGACGTCAGGACGAAGCGGCCGAGCAGTTCGAGAAGGCGCTCTGGCTGGTCCGGGAGCGGGCCGGATGCGGCAGCAAGCTGTACCGGAAGATCCTCGGGCAGTTCGCCGAGGTCATGCCTTCGCGGGCGCCGCTTTGCGAATGCGATGCCGCGTAA
- a CDS encoding DUF2325 domain-containing protein, whose protein sequence is MQRKTLHENAEFACPIVGTCLTISELRRICRKCGDAVPDEASDYDAHGFLVGQAKVAGGAPAKYLQRFLDKKYRKDLRAFLRVDDPEKLRRMWRERADAGDVPGPFWAIMSHPNVPQWLMREVYGEVHMLSHRVGAANRADLSRLAWLEEKLSEAAAALEDQKSVLRQAVGVWKNRCREAMEELAEQRRQRHAAERERISLKAAIENSAVAAVRRDRDILSRQLAETTKQLEATEAEAGRQALALEKMHAELTTARRDLDDRNSEVTALEASLFAALGDAAAAHAAHAEHHQDDIEALQEGHVCPCREQGLPEGVCGGDCPCPAAQTHPGLAGKRVLYVGGRCSLVAHYKLLASKFGCELMHHDGGREQSAHRLWELLGSADAVVCPVDCVSHEACSLVKQACRGCLKPLILARSSGLSSLARSLAELDAPPAQ, encoded by the coding sequence ATGCAGCGCAAGACCCTGCACGAAAACGCCGAATTCGCCTGCCCCATCGTGGGCACCTGCCTGACCATTTCCGAACTGCGCCGGATCTGCCGCAAATGCGGTGACGCCGTGCCCGACGAGGCTTCGGACTACGACGCCCACGGCTTCCTGGTGGGCCAGGCCAAGGTGGCCGGAGGCGCGCCGGCCAAGTATCTGCAACGCTTTCTGGACAAGAAATACCGCAAGGACCTGCGCGCCTTCCTGCGCGTCGACGACCCGGAAAAACTGCGACGCATGTGGCGGGAACGGGCCGACGCCGGCGACGTGCCCGGCCCCTTCTGGGCGATCATGTCCCATCCGAACGTGCCACAATGGCTCATGCGCGAAGTCTACGGCGAAGTGCACATGCTTTCCCACCGGGTCGGCGCGGCCAACCGGGCCGACCTGTCGCGCCTGGCCTGGCTCGAGGAGAAGCTCTCCGAAGCCGCCGCCGCCCTGGAGGATCAAAAAAGCGTCCTGCGCCAAGCCGTCGGCGTCTGGAAGAACCGCTGCCGGGAGGCCATGGAGGAGCTGGCCGAGCAGCGGCGGCAACGACATGCGGCGGAACGCGAACGCATCTCGCTCAAGGCCGCCATCGAAAACTCGGCCGTGGCCGCCGTGCGCCGCGACCGCGACATCCTGAGCCGCCAGCTGGCGGAAACGACCAAGCAGCTGGAGGCGACCGAAGCCGAGGCCGGCCGGCAAGCCTTGGCCCTGGAAAAGATGCACGCCGAGCTGACCACGGCGCGGCGCGACCTGGACGACCGGAACAGCGAAGTGACGGCCCTGGAGGCATCGCTTTTCGCGGCCCTCGGCGACGCGGCCGCGGCCCATGCCGCCCATGCCGAGCACCACCAGGACGATATCGAGGCCCTGCAAGAAGGGCATGTCTGCCCCTGCCGGGAACAAGGGCTGCCCGAAGGGGTCTGCGGCGGGGACTGCCCCTGTCCGGCCGCGCAAACCCACCCGGGACTGGCCGGCAAGCGGGTGCTCTACGTGGGCGGGCGCTGCTCGCTTGTGGCCCACTACAAATTGCTGGCCTCCAAATTCGGCTGCGAGCTGATGCACCACGACGGCGGCCGGGAACAGTCGGCCCACCGCCTCTGGGAACTGCTTGGCTCGGCCGACGCGGTGGTGTGCCCGGTGGACTGCGTGAGCCACGAGGCCTGTTCCCTGGTCAAGCAGGCCTGCCGGGGCTGCCTCAAACCGCTGATCCTGGCCCGGTCCTCGGGCCTTTCCAGCCTGGCCCGGTCCCTGGCCGAACTCGACGCGCCCCCGGCGCAATAA
- a CDS encoding ABC transporter substrate-binding protein: MSVLEETSLDLPVTRFLAHHPAGRDVLAAQGVAAVADAEFLASAAPFLSMRTLLALHGLSGKLFLEALAGQDRTAPSGMQPLFCDGYNAAGPGLRMFLSLPCPLKAPMGIALENLKERLGPDAPWPRIFMDSCGKHTLNDLASSLTDPAEVPDLIVSSGLNGFLSKSFRDRFTTGDLFAPLPQDMHPALADAKLADPRGICRIYGVNPLVIVAVRSRLGDLPVPRSFDDLLDPAYVGRIGLCGPPETAGDSTLLLNIRLKHGPEALAALGRAMICDTHPSQIFRPGPGANPPPIGVMPYFFANAAPRQDDVEIIWPDDGGLVSPLFVMVKQTAAEALAPLVDFFLGPETAAIASGALIPPTSPAASSPLPDGASVRFIGWDVLEEHDLGPLIAASGKLFAEAYYASH; encoded by the coding sequence ATGTCCGTTTTGGAGGAAACCTCCCTCGATCTGCCCGTCACCCGTTTTTTGGCCCATCATCCCGCCGGCCGCGACGTCCTGGCCGCCCAGGGCGTGGCCGCTGTGGCCGATGCCGAATTTCTGGCCTCCGCCGCGCCGTTTCTGAGCATGCGCACCTTGCTCGCCCTCCACGGCCTGTCCGGAAAACTTTTTCTCGAGGCCCTGGCCGGCCAGGACCGCACCGCCCCAAGCGGCATGCAGCCGCTTTTCTGCGACGGTTACAACGCCGCCGGGCCGGGCCTGCGCATGTTTTTGAGCCTGCCCTGTCCGCTCAAGGCCCCCATGGGCATCGCGCTTGAAAACCTTAAGGAACGCCTCGGCCCGGACGCCCCCTGGCCGCGCATCTTCATGGACAGCTGCGGCAAGCATACGCTGAACGACTTGGCCAGCTCCCTGACCGATCCGGCCGAGGTCCCGGACCTGATCGTCTCCTCCGGGCTCAACGGCTTTTTGTCCAAAAGCTTTCGCGACCGCTTCACCACCGGCGACCTGTTTGCGCCCCTTCCCCAGGATATGCACCCGGCCCTGGCCGACGCTAAACTGGCCGATCCGCGCGGCATCTGCCGCATCTACGGCGTCAACCCGCTGGTCATCGTGGCCGTGCGCTCGCGCCTCGGCGACCTTCCGGTGCCGCGCTCCTTCGACGACCTGCTGGACCCCGCCTACGTCGGCAGGATCGGCCTGTGCGGTCCGCCGGAAACCGCCGGCGACTCGACCCTGCTCCTAAACATCCGCCTCAAGCACGGTCCCGAGGCCCTGGCCGCCCTGGGCCGGGCCATGATCTGCGACACCCACCCGTCCCAGATCTTCCGCCCCGGCCCCGGGGCCAACCCGCCGCCCATCGGCGTCATGCCCTACTTCTTCGCCAACGCCGCCCCGCGCCAGGACGACGTGGAAATCATCTGGCCCGACGACGGCGGCCTCGTCTCGCCGCTGTTCGTCATGGTCAAACAAACAGCCGCCGAAGCCCTGGCCCCCCTGGTCGACTTTTTTCTCGGCCCGGAAACCGCCGCCATCGCCTCCGGAGCCCTCATTCCCCCGACAAGCCCCGCCGCGTCCTCGCCGCTCCCCGACGGGGCTTCCGTGCGCTTCATCGGCTGGGACGTTCTCGAAGAACACGACCTCGGGCCGCTCATCGCCGCTTCCGGCAAGCTGTTCGCCGAAGCGTATTACGCCAGCCATTAG
- a CDS encoding MarR family winged helix-turn-helix transcriptional regulator, whose amino-acid sequence MGFSEGRFVLLLPLHEEREGLFPHELARRAGVTRATITGVLDNLERDGIVTRRACSSDRWKLRVCLPETGRDMAARLYRSHTDWVASLFSDVTAEEARVLDGLFERLSRRLEADAKREEM is encoded by the coding sequence ATGGGGTTTTCGGAGGGGCGGTTCGTCCTGCTTTTGCCGCTGCACGAGGAGCGGGAAGGGCTTTTCCCGCATGAACTGGCCCGGCGGGCCGGAGTGACGCGGGCAACCATCACCGGGGTGCTCGACAACCTCGAACGCGACGGTATCGTGACGCGGCGGGCCTGTTCGTCGGACAGGTGGAAGCTACGGGTCTGTCTTCCCGAAACGGGTCGCGATATGGCCGCGCGGCTGTACCGGTCGCATACGGACTGGGTCGCGTCTCTTTTTTCCGATGTCACCGCCGAAGAGGCCCGCGTGTTGGATGGGCTGTTCGAACGGCTCTCCCGTCGCCTGGAAGCGGATGCCAAAAGGGAGGAAATGTGA
- a CDS encoding class IV adenylate cyclase, producing MPRNVEIKAKIDSVDAMLSLAAKLADAGPTELLQDDTFFPCPNGRLKLRAFPDGTGELIFYQRPDSQGPKTSEYTISPTHAPDTLRQTLTAAYGQAGRVRKKRTLFLIGRTRLHLDAVEGLGDFLELEVVLEPTESATAGEATAKALLVQLGISQEQLVAKAYVDLLAGGG from the coding sequence ATGCCCCGAAACGTGGAGATCAAGGCCAAGATCGACAGCGTCGACGCCATGCTGTCCCTGGCGGCAAAACTGGCGGATGCCGGGCCGACGGAACTTCTCCAGGACGATACGTTTTTTCCCTGCCCAAACGGCCGGCTCAAACTGCGCGCCTTTCCGGACGGAACCGGTGAGCTGATCTTCTACCAACGCCCGGACAGCCAGGGCCCCAAGACGTCCGAATACACCATCTCACCGACCCACGCACCCGACACCCTGCGCCAAACCCTGACCGCGGCCTACGGACAGGCCGGACGCGTGCGCAAAAAACGCACCCTCTTTCTCATCGGACGCACACGCCTGCACCTGGACGCAGTGGAAGGACTCGGCGATTTCCTGGAACTGGAAGTCGTCCTCGAACCAACGGAATCCGCCACAGCCGGCGAAGCGACCGCAAAGGCCCTGCTCGTACAACTCGGCATCAGCCAGGAACAACTCGTGGCCAAGGCCTACGTCGATCTACTGGCGGGAGGAGGGTAG
- a CDS encoding flavodoxin family protein — MTHILVLTSSSRKKGNSNLLAAEVVAGARKTGHEVTVLDLARMTIHGYRDCGACEGPSSAGCAIKDDMATVYPALLAADGVILVSPISWCNLSGQMKQCLDRWKGITPDREHNPLRGKKIGAVFSYGDTDVLTSGCANAIKSL; from the coding sequence GTGACGCACATTCTTGTCTTGACGAGCAGCTCTCGCAAGAAGGGAAATTCCAATCTGCTGGCGGCGGAGGTGGTGGCGGGAGCGCGGAAGACGGGGCATGAGGTGACGGTCCTGGATCTGGCCCGGATGACGATCCACGGCTACCGGGATTGCGGCGCCTGCGAGGGGCCTTCCTCTGCCGGCTGCGCCATCAAGGACGATATGGCCACGGTGTATCCGGCGCTTTTGGCCGCGGACGGCGTCATTCTCGTCTCGCCCATCTCCTGGTGCAACCTAAGCGGCCAGATGAAACAGTGTTTGGACCGCTGGAAGGGCATTACTCCCGACAGGGAGCATAATCCGCTTCGGGGCAAGAAGATCGGCGCGGTTTTCAGCTATGGGGATACCGATGTGCTGACGTCGGGTTGCGCCAATGCCATCAAGTCGCTTTAA
- a CDS encoding ATP-binding cassette domain-containing protein, which translates to MSGRTFGDIWRELPAGRDFFGVQGLPPPVDAITPEAYFAALTETALAEVGLSREELAERFARFAEALEHLDVSGPRVDSLAIRGGTDKRGRPEALDLTLTPGDVVALVGPTGAGKSRFLADVEWLADADTPTRRRVLLNGATADATARLSLSGRLVAQLSQNMHFVMDLAVGEFLTAHAESRLAADVPAVVAEVVALANDLAGEPLSAETPLTALSGGQSRALMIADVARLCASPIVLVDEIENAGIDRCKAISLLTGSGKIVLVATHDPLLALLATRRLVFAAGAVAAVIETSPAEREALTALAAMDEKLAAAREDLRRGRPVRFPKE; encoded by the coding sequence ATGAGCGGCCGCACCTTCGGGGACATCTGGCGCGAGCTGCCGGCCGGGCGCGATTTTTTCGGCGTCCAGGGCCTGCCTCCCCCCGTCGACGCCATCACGCCGGAAGCCTACTTCGCCGCCCTGACCGAAACCGCCCTGGCCGAGGTCGGGCTGTCCCGCGAGGAGCTGGCCGAACGCTTCGCCCGGTTCGCCGAGGCGCTTGAGCACCTGGACGTCTCCGGCCCCAGGGTCGACTCCCTGGCCATTCGCGGCGGCACGGACAAGCGCGGCCGGCCCGAAGCCCTGGACCTGACGCTCACCCCGGGCGACGTCGTGGCCCTGGTCGGCCCCACCGGAGCCGGCAAAAGTCGCTTTCTGGCCGACGTGGAATGGCTGGCCGACGCTGACACCCCCACCCGACGCCGGGTGCTCTTAAACGGCGCGACGGCCGACGCCACGGCCCGGCTGTCCTTGTCCGGGCGGCTCGTGGCCCAGCTGTCCCAGAACATGCATTTCGTCATGGACCTGGCCGTGGGCGAGTTCCTGACCGCCCACGCCGAAAGCCGCCTGGCCGCCGATGTCCCGGCCGTTGTGGCCGAGGTGGTCGCCCTGGCCAACGACCTCGCCGGCGAACCGCTCAGCGCCGAAACGCCCCTGACCGCGCTTTCCGGCGGCCAGAGCCGGGCGCTCATGATCGCCGACGTGGCCCGCCTTTGCGCCTCGCCCATCGTGCTCGTCGACGAGATCGAAAACGCCGGCATCGACCGCTGCAAGGCCATTTCCCTTTTGACCGGCAGCGGCAAGATCGTGCTCGTGGCCACCCACGATCCGCTGCTCGCGCTTCTCGCCACGCGCCGGCTGGTCTTCGCCGCCGGGGCCGTGGCCGCCGTGATCGAAACCTCGCCGGCCGAGCGCGAAGCCCTGACCGCCCTGGCCGCCATGGACGAAAAGCTCGCCGCCGCCCGCGAGGACCTGCGCCGTGGCCGGCCCGTACGCTTTCCCAAGGAGTGA
- a CDS encoding SpoIIE family protein phosphatase produces MSDDVFVEVEAAQRNRYGEDICGDAFKTLRLADEGRIIAVLSDGLGHGVKASILSLMTATMALKYTASDMDIVRAAEVIMDALPVCQVRKISYATFTVIDIQSTGGARVIEMDNPPVTLVRDGAVVNLEFEDVSTPRYNERVIRVYDVKLRPGDRLICTSDGITQAGLGSERLRLGWRIKGCRDYALEQVAADPNISARALSQKILGMALRQEPFQRAYDDMTAAVIYLRRPRRAIVLTGPPYAAGRDKEFAETLADFDGRKIICGGTTANIVGRELGRAIRDNLMGAGGGDIPPAADMEGVDLVTEGILTLTRVAQLLESDEPPREKNPATALYDILLDSDSIEFVVGARINEAHQDPNLPIDLEIRRNIIKRICRVLEEKYLKETKMQFF; encoded by the coding sequence ATGTCGGACGACGTATTCGTCGAGGTGGAAGCGGCCCAGCGCAACCGCTACGGCGAGGACATCTGCGGCGACGCCTTCAAGACCCTGCGCCTGGCCGACGAGGGCCGCATCATCGCCGTGCTCTCCGACGGCCTGGGCCATGGGGTCAAGGCCTCCATCCTGTCGCTCATGACGGCCACAATGGCGCTCAAGTACACGGCCAGCGACATGGACATCGTGCGCGCGGCCGAGGTCATCATGGACGCGCTGCCCGTGTGCCAGGTGCGCAAGATCAGCTACGCCACCTTCACCGTGATCGACATCCAATCGACCGGCGGGGCGCGGGTGATCGAGATGGACAACCCGCCGGTGACCCTGGTGCGCGACGGCGCGGTGGTGAACCTGGAATTCGAGGATGTTTCCACCCCGCGCTACAACGAGCGGGTGATCCGGGTCTACGACGTCAAGCTGCGCCCCGGGGACCGGCTCATATGCACCTCCGACGGCATCACCCAGGCCGGGCTCGGCTCCGAGCGGCTGCGCCTGGGCTGGCGCATCAAGGGCTGCCGGGACTACGCCCTGGAACAGGTGGCGGCCGACCCCAACATCTCGGCCCGGGCGCTCTCCCAGAAAATCCTGGGCATGGCCCTGCGCCAGGAGCCCTTCCAACGGGCCTACGACGACATGACGGCGGCGGTGATCTACCTGCGCCGCCCGCGCCGGGCCATCGTGCTGACCGGGCCGCCCTACGCCGCCGGCCGCGACAAGGAATTCGCCGAAACCCTGGCCGATTTCGACGGCCGCAAAATCATCTGCGGCGGCACCACGGCCAACATCGTGGGCCGGGAACTGGGCCGCGCCATCCGCGACAACCTCATGGGCGCGGGCGGCGGCGACATCCCCCCGGCGGCGGACATGGAAGGGGTGGACCTCGTCACCGAGGGCATCCTGACGCTCACCCGCGTGGCCCAGCTTCTGGAAAGCGACGAGCCGCCCCGCGAGAAAAATCCGGCCACCGCGCTCTACGACATCCTGCTCGACAGCGATTCCATCGAATTCGTGGTCGGCGCGCGCATCAACGAAGCCCACCAGGACCCCAACCTGCCCATCGATCTGGAAATCCGGCGCAACATCATCAAACGCATCTGCCGCGTCCTCGAGGAGAAATACCTCAAGGAAACCAAGATGCAGTTTTTTTAG
- a CDS encoding [Fe-Fe] hydrogenase large subunit C-terminal domain-containing protein — protein MLKHYPIYTIETECQDCYRCLRHCPVKAIQVENGRATVVPELCIACGQCVAACPAHAKQVRSDLFAVFKLLRSQRPAYVSLAPSWVAEFPDVSPQALIAALRKLGFSGVSETALGAQEVSAGVAKALSQGAPRLMLSTACPASVDFIRGYMPELVPNLTPLLSPLLSHCRMLRRAYGQHIGVVFFGPCVAKKTEADNHPGLLDAAMTFTDLRAMLRQENINPANLVPGPADVFIPHAAKEGALYPIEGGMTDTVKAYTGNKNVCFTTLSGIQTIQEALEGIQNHVLPQPVFVEMLACVGGCVRGPCISSRRPRLLDQLDVFTRAVKPAPDEPVRTPAVPINERKNPAPVDLPVYSEDQYVRVLRLIGKFTPEDEINCGGCGHETCRGLARAMLEGLAEPSMCVHFLRKRATRKANALLRCIPAGVVIADTRLHIIECNEHFARLFGEETLTAYEASPGMEGAALEKIVPFIGLFRRALESETDIHRDALRQDDRVFSVTIFTIEPRSVIGGVIFDVTGSELRREEIAQRAREIIRKNLETVQEIACRLGENMADTEILLRSLSEGFSSAAKPISEKDLRGRR, from the coding sequence ATGCTCAAGCACTATCCCATCTATACCATTGAAACCGAATGCCAGGACTGCTACCGTTGCCTGCGGCATTGCCCGGTAAAAGCCATCCAGGTGGAAAACGGCCGGGCCACTGTGGTGCCGGAACTGTGCATCGCCTGCGGCCAGTGCGTGGCCGCCTGTCCGGCCCACGCCAAGCAGGTGCGCAGCGACCTTTTCGCGGTCTTCAAGCTGTTGCGGTCCCAGCGGCCGGCCTACGTCTCCCTGGCCCCGTCCTGGGTGGCGGAATTTCCCGACGTCTCGCCCCAGGCCCTCATCGCCGCCCTGCGCAAACTGGGCTTTTCCGGCGTGTCGGAAACGGCGCTCGGCGCCCAGGAGGTCTCGGCCGGCGTGGCCAAGGCCCTGTCCCAGGGCGCGCCCCGGCTCATGCTCTCCACGGCCTGTCCGGCCTCGGTGGATTTCATCCGGGGCTACATGCCCGAGCTCGTGCCCAACCTCACCCCGCTGCTCTCGCCGCTTCTGTCCCACTGTCGCATGCTGCGCCGGGCCTACGGCCAACACATCGGCGTGGTTTTTTTCGGCCCGTGCGTGGCCAAGAAAACCGAAGCCGACAACCACCCGGGACTGCTCGACGCGGCCATGACCTTCACCGACCTGCGGGCCATGCTGCGCCAGGAAAACATCAACCCCGCGAACCTCGTCCCCGGACCGGCCGACGTCTTCATACCCCATGCGGCCAAGGAGGGAGCGCTCTACCCCATCGAAGGCGGCATGACCGACACGGTCAAGGCCTATACCGGCAACAAGAACGTCTGTTTCACCACCCTCTCCGGCATCCAGACCATCCAGGAGGCCTTGGAAGGCATCCAAAACCACGTGCTGCCCCAGCCGGTCTTCGTGGAGATGCTCGCCTGCGTGGGCGGCTGCGTGCGCGGACCGTGCATCTCGAGCCGCCGGCCGCGCCTGCTCGACCAGCTCGACGTCTTCACCCGCGCGGTCAAGCCCGCTCCCGACGAGCCGGTGCGCACCCCGGCCGTGCCCATAAACGAGCGCAAAAACCCCGCGCCCGTGGACCTGCCCGTCTACAGCGAGGACCAGTACGTGCGGGTGCTGCGGCTGATCGGCAAATTCACGCCCGAGGACGAAATCAACTGCGGCGGCTGCGGCCACGAGACCTGCCGGGGACTGGCCAGGGCCATGCTGGAAGGGCTGGCCGAGCCGTCGATGTGCGTCCATTTCCTGCGCAAGCGCGCCACCCGCAAGGCCAACGCGCTTTTGCGCTGCATCCCGGCCGGGGTGGTCATCGCCGACACCAGGCTCCACATCATCGAATGCAACGAGCATTTCGCCCGGCTTTTCGGCGAGGAGACGCTCACGGCCTATGAGGCGAGTCCGGGCATGGAAGGGGCGGCCCTGGAAAAGATCGTGCCCTTCATCGGGCTGTTCCGCCGGGCGCTCGAATCCGAAACCGACATCCACCGCGACGCGCTGCGCCAGGACGACCGGGTCTTTAGCGTCACCATCTTCACCATCGAGCCGCGCAGCGTCATCGGCGGCGTGATCTTCGACGTCACGGGTTCGGAACTGCGCCGCGAGGAAATCGCCCAGCGGGCCCGGGAGATCATCCGCAAGAACCTCGAGACCGTGCAGGAGATCGCCTGCCGCCTGGGCGAGAACATGGCCGACACGGAAATCCTGCTGCGTTCCCTTTCGGAAGGCTTTTCCAGCGCCGCCAAGCCCATCTCCGAAAAAGACCTGCGGGGGCGGCGCTAA
- a CDS encoding GTP-binding protein: MKCVTVAGPPASGKTSVLLKTASILAGRSLSLGVVKFDCLASRDREAYAKAGVPAVQGLSGALCPDHFYVCNAADAHAWGTRQGVSILAIESAGLCNRCAPHLESVLAVCVVDALSGIDTPAKIGPMLRLADVVAITKGDVVSQAEREVFAFRVRRVNPRATVLFVSGLTGQGADALAHVIAAAPDTPTLDGASLRFTMPAAVCSYCLGQRRVGADHQMGNVRKMDFGEAAS; this comes from the coding sequence ATGAAATGCGTCACCGTGGCCGGACCGCCCGCCTCCGGCAAGACGTCCGTATTGCTTAAGACCGCTTCCATCCTGGCCGGCCGGAGCCTTTCCCTCGGGGTGGTCAAGTTCGACTGCTTGGCCAGCCGCGACCGCGAGGCCTATGCCAAGGCAGGGGTGCCGGCCGTGCAGGGCCTGTCCGGTGCGCTCTGCCCGGACCATTTCTACGTGTGCAACGCCGCCGACGCCCACGCCTGGGGCACGCGACAGGGCGTGTCCATCCTGGCCATCGAGAGCGCCGGGCTGTGCAACCGCTGCGCCCCCCACCTCGAAAGCGTTTTGGCCGTGTGCGTGGTCGATGCCCTGTCCGGCATCGACACCCCGGCCAAGATCGGCCCCATGCTGCGTCTGGCCGATGTGGTGGCCATAACCAAGGGCGACGTGGTGTCCCAGGCCGAGCGCGAGGTGTTCGCCTTCCGGGTGCGCCGGGTCAATCCCCGGGCCACGGTCCTTTTCGTCAGCGGCCTGACCGGCCAGGGGGCCGACGCCCTGGCCCACGTCATCGCCGCCGCCCCGGACACCCCGACGCTTGACGGCGCGAGCCTGCGCTTCACCATGCCGGCGGCCGTGTGCTCCTACTGCCTGGGCCAACGCCGCGTGGGCGCGGACCATCAGATGGGCAACGTGCGCAAGATGGATTTCGGCGAGGCGGCGTCATGA
- a CDS encoding (2Fe-2S) ferredoxin domain-containing protein has translation MKHEIVICMGSSCFARGNKKHLLMIEQYLADHGLSESVVLTGSRCEDQCTTGPNIRIDGQLYGEINGERLMELLSRHLSA, from the coding sequence ATGAAACATGAAATCGTCATTTGCATGGGCAGTTCGTGTTTCGCCCGAGGCAACAAGAAGCATCTGCTGATGATCGAGCAGTACCTTGCGGACCATGGGCTTTCCGAGAGCGTGGTCCTCACCGGCAGCCGGTGCGAGGACCAGTGCACGACAGGCCCCAACATCCGCATCGACGGACAGCTTTACGGCGAAATCAACGGCGAACGCCTGATGGAACTATTAAGTCGCCACCTTTCCGCGTAA
- a CDS encoding flavodoxin, with translation MGKALVVYGSTTGNTETVAQVVAKTLEGEGMEVVLKDVAGVKPGGLADGYDLVLFGCSTWGDDEIELQEDFIPLYDGLDAAGLSGKKVAVFGCGDSSYTHFCGAVDAIMEKASELGAKVVDLPLKIDGTPDEAEARTWAKNVL, from the coding sequence ATGGGAAAAGCGCTTGTGGTGTACGGGTCCACGACCGGCAATACCGAGACGGTGGCCCAGGTGGTGGCCAAGACGCTGGAAGGCGAGGGCATGGAAGTGGTCCTGAAAGATGTTGCCGGCGTCAAGCCGGGAGGTTTGGCCGACGGCTATGACCTCGTGCTTTTTGGTTGTTCCACCTGGGGCGATGACGAGATCGAGCTGCAGGAGGATTTCATTCCCTTGTACGACGGGCTGGATGCGGCCGGGCTTTCCGGCAAGAAGGTGGCGGTCTTTGGTTGCGGCGATTCGAGCTACACGCATTTTTGCGGCGCCGTGGACGCCATCATGGAGAAGGCTTCGGAGCTTGGGGCCAAGGTGGTCGATTTGCCGCTCAAGATCGACGGGACCCCTGACGAGGCCGAGGCCCGGACGTGGGCGAAGAACGTCTTGTAG